caaagcaccacATAAACGTTCTAGAGATGATGGTGGTGCTGAGGGCGAGTCAAGAATTCATTCATCTCCTCCAGGGgaacacagtggcgttgatgtgcgacaacgccacagtagtagcctacgtaaagaagaaagggggtctAAAGTCGAAAGAACTATGCGCATTATCGACAGAACTTCTAGAATGGGCTGCAGAAGAAGGGATCAagttcacagcaaggttcatcctgggaaagaagaacgtcctggcagacggcctcagcagagtaggccaggtaatagggtcagagtggactctATACCCAAGGATAGCTCAGtcagtcatactgaagtggggttccccagtagtagaccttttcgccacacgtctgaacgcccagctccccgtgttctgttctccagtcccagatccgtcagcagcgttcgaggacgccttccaacacccttgggacggcCTCAATGTGTATAccttccccccttcgggatgatacggcaagtcctcaacagagtaagaacaacaaccaaccttcagatgactttggtcgcgccttggtggccggagagggagtggttcgcagacctaaaagaactggcccttcttcctccttggccgctcccggacaggccagaccttctacgtcagccccacttccaaaggtttcacgaaaaccctcggtccctttgccttcacgcgtggaggttatcgagcagcttctgaagaaagatggataCTCATCGAGGACCGCGGCGAGGATGTCGGGTTACTTAAGGCGTTCCTCTATCgcagtctaccaagcgaaatgggcagtCTTCTCGAAATGGTGCGCTTCCCGGAATATCAAACCCTTGGGGGCCTCGATCCACGACGTAGCAGACTTCCTGGTGTATCTCAGAGACGATATGGGCTCTTCCATTCCAGCAataaaaggagtacgggcagcattaggtcaagtcttcctccttaagGGCATTGATTTGGGAGCCTCccgtcacatctcgatgctcatcaggagctttgagcagtcatGCCCCCCACAAGAAgtgagggtaccgcagtgggacctagccatagtactcaaagccctgtcagaaccgcccttcgagcccctcaaggacatcctggataaggagctcaccctcaaaacggtcttcctcttagccctggCTTCGGCAAAGAGGGTTCGTGAGTTACACGGATTatcgtacgaggtctcacactcaaaAGGGTGGCGTGAGGCTTCGTTTAAGTTCGTCCCTaactttgtggccaaaacacagaatcCGGCTTGTTGGGACCCTCGGTTCGAGGGCTTTTCGGTCCCAGCGATCCCTCGGTCAGACAATCCTAAAGACTTACTCTTATGCCCGGTCAGAGcagtaagaaaataccttgaaaggacatcCAGACTCCGACCTGAGATCAAGAGTTTATTCGTCTCGACCGGTCGGGTGAAAAAACCAGTCTCCAAGAACTCAATCTCCTGGTTGCGACAGgtgatcaagagagcttacgatACTTCGGGAACCCCTCTCCCAGGCAggccaaggcctcatgatattagaggtctagGCACCTCCCTagcgtttgagaagaacatggccgtgggccaaatcctgaaagcgggtacctggtccagacagtccactttcacggagcattacctgaaggactgttcTAGGAAATCCTTGGATGGGTTTGCCCTTGGCCCAGTCATATCGGCCCTGCAAAAGATTtaaggtcatggccccagggaaACCGGGGGCGGTAAGCCAAGAGACACACGTTCATCCCATACCTTTCCCCTTATCATCCTTCCCCTGGCCCTTAATCCGCTGCGTGAGCGTGACTCAAGAGGCCCTGGCGGCCAGGATATACATCTTCAGCAAGAAATACGTCTCAGAAGTATTggtacagaggtaagccacttaaaCACTtaagttttttgggtagtttcccctattttcattcagttttctagTAGGGGTCATTGGAACCTAGTTcccctatctaggttcctttttGTCCACTCGTGCTTCCAACCTTCGGaccctagtccctgcaggacactcccacctcctaaagtttaagtctcctaagaaagtagttctaggtaagtactctgtgttggaacaaatcacaaatttttaagtaatttgtatttttcctaacatacttacctagaactactttcgggttatggcccgcccatccttcctCAAGGGTCCTGCAGGATTGAGGAGAACCCTTTTTTcgacgaaacttactgaggagcacgacctgagctagcacgctctccgaccccgggtcgcctcagggcgcgtatcactccgcctgaggtcacccacagaaaatgggaatggggtaaactacacaaaattctggtcggttgggaaagagtcaccagtaactcctaagaaagtagttctaggtaagtatgttaggaaaaatacaaattacttaaaaatttgtgatatgttTCCCCCTTTACAGGTATCTCCTATCAACAGTGAAATTATCTCCATGTTCCTGTTGGAACCCTAGAAGTAGAGCCTGTTATTTCCCTCATACTGGGGCAGCCTTACTGAAAGACCCTTATTACCAGTCTCTAGCTCAAAATAACAAGCAAGGCCTGCCTTGTACACCTGAAGGATCCTTGGCAGAGATCTCCTCAGATGAGTTACCGGGACGAGTTGGTAGACTTGTCTTTTATTTATTATGAGGGTGATCGGACCGATTAGGCTGTCCTCCTACAAGACTTGGCAATGCCTAAATGCCCTAAACAGGTCTCGCCTTCTAAGCCTAATAATGCTGTGAAGTGGAGTATAACAAATCCTGTTGTATCCTGAACTTCAGCTATTTATAATGCCCCTAGGCCAaacattcaaaataacaagaatgaAAGTACTGCTGTATCTAAACATGATGACGTAACTAAACGTGCCACAATTTTGATGCCCAAGAGTATTTCTACGATTCATAATACTACAGTTAATGTTGCTATATGCCTTTTGTATTCCAGATGGCATGGTAGATCATCTCCAGATTACTTTAAGGTTTCCCCAGAGTTTTCTAAACTTCCAGCTAGGAATCAATATAAAACCTTACCTTACACTAATAAAAAAACCTATGTCTTACGCTGATGACAAACCTACTTATCGTCAGGACAGACCGCCCACTAGCGCTTGGCCTGATGTTCATGATTTTAATACACGTTCAACGGAAAGTCATTCtactttatataattatttacaggTACTACAGTGTGAATAAGGGGTGCAGAAAGTTTCCCTCCTTCCCAAAAGTCACTTCCCCGTCTGACAAAGATGAAGGAAATAGCTGCAGACGAAGTAGACGAGGTCCTTGTCGTAGGCATTCTAGATGACAGAGTTTTGAGAGCTTTCTCTCGCCTCGTAAATAGAGCTCTTAGAGACTTTCATTCTTCCGCCTCACGCTCAGTTGCTAGAGGCAAGTGTTCTTACAACGTCAGAGAGCTGGACTCCCGCTCCTTCACCTCCTCCTTTTTCCGtcataatagaaaatagaaatgacTCGAAGGAAAGGAAAGACGTCTGAGGAAGAATTAAGAACTCTACAGCTGTTAAAACGGAACAACCAAATCATGACATTATAACTATCGATGACACTTCAGAGAGCTTTATTGCGCATGCGAGTACTAGCTCTGCTGATGCAACCCTCCTTGAGTCCCCAGCGTCTAGCTCTGAAGCCTCATACTTTCTCAAGATTATGAGTCTCATCTGTCCTTTGAGGGGATTGTTTGAGCCAACCGTAGTGCAGACCACTAACAGACAGTGTGCTATAGACTCAATTTTTCCCGTCTCAGAGCTTGAGTCTTAAATTTGATGTGGTGCTTTCAAATCAGACATACAGTACTCTAGATTTTCTGAATAAAGTCTCTGCGTCAGAAAACTCGCTGAAAGCCAGTAGATCTCAGAAGCTCCCACTGTTACCTCTGTCACGCCAGACTTTTTACGTTCACTCTAACACCTTTCAGAGTCCAATTCCCATTGAAGCTGATGTTGCTAATCTCTCCCCTAATATGTCATGACCCAAGCTAGCTAACATAGAAGTTGCATTTATGTCAGCTATCCAAACCTGCTCGTGGATGGACCACTGGTCTAGAACGTCTTCCTTTGAGGAAATTGCGTCCTTAAGAGGCGCAGCGCTGTCTTAGCCAGATGTTCTAGACAGCTGTCCCTTAGAGAAGTTTAGCCCTAAGGAATTCTGTATGAGTCATTTCCCCCTCCCTTTTCCCATCCTCCGATGTAGCGAAGGCAATTAAAAAGGTAGCGTGGTTAGGGCAAAGCCCTATGTTAAATAGAGCAGTGGCACCGAGGTTGCCCACTCAGAAACAACCTAGGACCTTGCATTTTAAGTCAATTCCCTAACAGAGACGACTTCTCCCTCCAACAGATTGAAAACAACCAGGGAGGCAGAACACTAAACCCACCTTTCGTCGGAGAGGACATTCCTCTGGACGAAAAGGACAAGGACATAGAAGGTCACGCTAGGGAGGGCATGTCCCCCAACttaccaccagtgggggaatgcctactaAGCTCTTGCCAAAGGTGTCAGGACTTAGGGGCTGACACTTGCACGGTAAAAGTCTTCCATTCAAAGTATCGGATTCCCTTCATAAACTGTCTGCCTCCTCTAACCAGGACTTTGACCATCCAACAATACCATTTGAAAGGATCAATAAAAGGCCTACTGCACAATAGAAGTCCTTCGTTCAGGGTATGGGATTCCATTCATAAACTGTCTGCCTCCTCTAACCAGGAATTTGACCATCCAACAATACTATTTCAAAGGATCAATAAAAGATCTACTCCTGTTAGAGGAAGTCTCCAAAttggagacccatcatagacctATCCCTCTTGAACTTCTCTTTACTACAGACGAGGTTCAAAATGGAGACCCGAACCTTCTATTCCAGGTCACCAGGAAGAACGATTACCTTCTGACCAAAGACCTGAAAGACGTCCATTTTCAGGTCCCCATCCATCCTACCTCAGGGAAGTACCTAAGCTTTCCCTTTCGAGACACAATTTttcagttcagggtgctgtgcaGCTCCAGCCTATCAacagcccctcaagtcttcaccaaGGTCTTTTCCCTTTTCTCAGCCTGGGCTCATGCCATAGGCATCAGGCTCCCGAGATAGCCCAGCAGACCATCAGGTATCTTGGCATGGACATAGACTTAGTTCAAACCAAAGCCTTTCCTTCAACCTACAGAATCTTGGGATTTAGAGTATTGACAACAACCTTTCTGAAAGGTAATCCTCTTCATGCCCTCTTGGTAGAAGCTACTAGGCCATCTCTACTTACTGGAGAAACTTGTCCCTCTAAGGAGGTTGCATCTGCGCTCGGTGCAGTGGGTTCTAAAGAACCAATGGTTCCAAGCTTCAGATCACCCTGCAGTCCTGCTAAAAGTACCTCAAGAGATGGTAAGAAACCACCTTCAGTGGCTGGACGAGGAGAACCTGTTAGCAGAACCCCCATTCAGGCTCCTGCACCAcagttcctactgttcacagatgCATGTCATCAGGGGTCAGGTGGTCACTTAGGGAAAGAGCAAATCTCGGGCCTATGGTCAGAAGAGggcaagacctttcacataaacttcctggaaatgAAAGCAGCAAAAGTAGCATTACTCCACTTCTCAAAGACGTTGAAAGATCACtccatggtgttgatgagcgacaactccatggTGGTGACTTACATCTCCAAACAAAGAGGTGCAGCCTTTCTCCTGCTATGCAATCTAACAGAAAAGATAATGAAGTGAACACAGTCCCAGGCGATATCTCCCTCGGTGAGGTTTATCCCCAGGAAGAACGTCATTGCAGACCATATGAGCCATCGTGGTACAATAGctggttcagaatggtctttgcttcctctagtgGCGAAGAGACGTGATTTTATGGGGTTCCCCGTCTCTGGACATGTTCACCACCCAACTGAATAACAAACCCAACTAAATAACAAACTCCAGACCAAGCTGCAGTGATAGAAGATGTATTTCAACACCCATGACACAGGCTAGACTtttatgccttcccaccgttctgtctgattcgTTGGACATTGAACAGAGTACGAACATTCAAGGGAATCAGAGTTATACTAGTGGCTCCAAAGTGGTCTCATATAAGTACCCAGAGAACTTCCAGAATGACAAAAACAACTACGCCAACCTCACATAAGAAAATTCTGCGACACAGTGCATTGCCTGTCCCTTCacggctggagactatccagcgtctcctccgaAAGAAAGACTTTTTAAGACCAACTGCTTAGCAGCTTTACGGATATCTCCGAGTCTTCCgcagcagtttaccaggcaaagtggaaattcTTCTGTGATTGATGTCGTAAGGGAAACATTGCTCCACTCAAAGCTACTGCTCCCCTGATAGCAGATTTTTGGTGTTCCTAAGGAACAAAAAGGCACTCTGTCACTGCAGTGAAAGACTACCGCTCGGCCTTAAGCCAAGTATTCAAACTCAAAGGACTGGATCTCTCCTACTCTTGGGAACTCTCCACTCTGAATAGGAGTTCCAAGCAGTCTTGCCCCCTCGAGAATTCAAACTCCCTTCCTGGAATGTAACTAAGGTCCTATGAGCCTTGAAAAAAGCCCCATATGAACCTATGCATAAAGCCTCAGAGACCTTACCTTCAGGGCCGTCTTCCTCCTTGCCTTCGCTTCAGCCAAAAGATTAAGCGAATCACACGGTATATCTCATTTCACATTCCATAGGGTGGAGAGAACTATCTTTGTCCTTTGTTTCAGAATTTGTGGCCAAAATCCAACATCCAAAATCCGGTTGATACAATCTCAGATTTGACTCTTTCACGATCTTGTTTCTCAAAGAGGTAACCGATGACGTGAATAACATGTTACTATGTCCCATAAGAGCAGTGCGTAAATATTTTAAGAGAACGCAGTACCTTAGGCCTAAAATCTATAATTTGTTTGTGAGTACTGGCCACTCCAAAAAGAAAGTTTCCAGAAACACTACTTTTTGGTTGAGAGAAACTATCATGAGCCTATAAATCCTCAGGGGAAGTGTCTCTCAGGCTCATGATGTATGTGAGCTTGCCGCAATCTTAGCATTCTGCAAAACCCACTCTGTAGCACAGGTTCTAAAAGCTGGAGTTTGGAAGAGGCAAACTACTTTAACAAACCATTACCTTAGAGATTGCACACACAGGTCTTTAGACACCTTTCCTATAAACTCTTATTGTTGCTGCACAAACAAATAATCTAACTATAAGCTCTTA
This genomic stretch from Palaemon carinicauda isolate YSFRI2023 chromosome 12, ASM3689809v2, whole genome shotgun sequence harbors:
- the LOC137650467 gene encoding uncharacterized protein: MMVVLRASQEFIHLLQGNTVALMCDNATVVAYVKKKGGLKSKELCALSTELLEWAAEEGIKFTARFILGKKNVLADGLSRVGQVIGSEWTLYPRIAQSVILKWGSPVVDLFATRLNAQLPVFCSPVPDPSAAFEDAFQHPWDGLNVYTFPPSG